Proteins co-encoded in one Zalophus californianus isolate mZalCal1 chromosome 9, mZalCal1.pri.v2, whole genome shotgun sequence genomic window:
- the FBXL14 gene encoding F-box/LRR-repeat protein 14, protein METHISCLFPELLAMIFGYLDVRDKGRAAQVCTAWRDAAYHKSVWRGVEAKLHLRRANPSLFPSLQARGIRRVQILSLRRSLSYVIQGMANIESLNLSGCYNLTDNGLGHAFVQEIGSLRALNLSLCKQITDSSLGRIAQYLKGLEVLELGGCSNITNTGLLLIAWGLQRLKSLNLRSCRHLSDVGIGHLAGMTRSAAEGCLGLEQLTLQDCQKLTDLSLKHISRGLTGLRLLNLSFCGGISDAGLLHLSHMGSLRSLNLRSCDNISDTGIMHLAMGSLRLSGLDVSFCDKVGDQSLAYIAQGLDGLKSLSLCSCHISDDGINRMVRQMHGLRTLNIGQCVRITDKGLELIAEHLSQLTGIDLYGCTRITKRGLERITQLPCLKVLNLGLWQMTDSEKVR, encoded by the coding sequence atggagacCCACATCTCGTGCTTGTTCCCCGAGCTGCTGGCCATGATCTTCGGCTACCTGGACGTCCGGGATAAGGGGCGCGCGGCGCAGGTGTGCACGGCCTGGCGGGACGCCGCCTACCACAAGTCGGTGTGGCGGGGGGTGGAGGCCAAGCTGCACCTGCGCCGGGCCAACCCGTCGCTGTTCCCCAGCCTGCAGGCCCGGGGTATCCGCCGTGTGCAGATCCTGAGCCTCCGCCGCAGCCTCAGCTACGTGATCCAGGGCATGGCCAACATCGAGAGCCTCAACCTAAGCGGCTGCTACAACCTCACTGACAACGGGCTGGGCCACGCGTTTGTGCAGGAGATCGGCTCCCTGCGTGCCCTCAACCTGAGCCTCTGCAAGCAGATCACCGACAGCAGCCTGGGCCGCATAGCGCAGTACCTCAAGGGCCTGGAGGTGCTGGAGCTGGGGGGTTGCAGCAACATCACCAACACCGGCCTCCTGCTCATCGCCTGGGGCCTGCAGCGCCTCAAGAGCCTTAATCTCCGCAGCTGCCGCCACCTCTCGGACGTGGGCATCGGGCACCTGGCCGGCATGACGCGCAGCGCGGCCGAAGGCTGCCTGGGCCTGGAGCAGCTCACGCTGCAGGACTGCCAGAAGCTCACTGACCTTTCTCTAAAGCACATCTCCCGGGGGCTGACGGGCCTGAGGCTCCTCAACCTCAGCTTCTGCGGGGGCATCTCGGACGCGGGCCTCCTGCACCTGTCGCACATGGGCAGCCTACGCAGCCTTAACCTGCGCTCCTGCGATAACATCAGTGACACGGGCATCATGCACCTGGCCATGGGCAGTCTGCGCCTCTCAGGGCTGGATGTGTCGTTCTGTGACAAGGTGGGGGACCAGAGTCTGGCTTACATAGCCCAGGGCCTGGACGGCCTCaaatccctctccctctgctcctgccacaTCAGCGATGATGGCATCAACCGCATGGTGCGGCAGATGCACGGGCTGCGCACGCTCAACATCGGACAGTGTGTGCGCATCACAGACAAGGGCCTGGAGCTGATCGCTGAGCACCTGAGTCAGCTCACTGGCATAGACCTGTACGGCTGTACCCGAATCACCAAGCGCGGCCTGGAGCGCATCACGCAGCTGCCCTGCCTCAAGGTACTCAACCTGGGACTCTGGCAGATGACGGACAGTGAGAAGGTCAGGTGA